The Apis cerana isolate GH-2021 linkage group LG12, AcerK_1.0, whole genome shotgun sequence genome window below encodes:
- the LOC108003838 gene encoding uncharacterized protein LOC108003838 isoform X2 encodes MRILLIATIVAVLSTHHAQASSEKSKRAIASNGGYIYEPPHEKLPLPPRTTLKTTIPPVTLPTKTTRYTYQTHDGRVTYPPASRPDQHTTFTYSTPAIHTSTYTYPTQTRTTLSPPTIQTKPPIEVSTGYNYPRPTNEFTLPSQTQSSYDRPSGPLTTPRTPTPSPFFPSEKPRPTVPSYKPNDYDIYPQTFPPGPKVTPPSKTPTYDYSQPPPTLFPPSQTKIPGYDYPRPPPGPSPFPPKTSTPAPPFPPRPPSPPKTPGYDYPGPPSPFQPQQPSKPTIPAPSFPPRPPSPPKTPGYDYPGPPSPFQPQQPPKPPTLAPPFPPRPPSPPKTPGYDYPGPPSPFQPQQPPKPPTLAPPFPPRPPSPPKTPGYDYPRPPFQPQQPSKPPTPAPPFPPRPPSPPKTPGYDYPGSPSPFQPQQPPKPPTLAPSFPPRPPSPPKTPGYDYPGPPSPFQPQQPPKPPTLAPSFPPKPPSPPKTPGYDYPRPSSPFPPPQPPKTSTPTPPPFPPRPSSPPKTPGYDYPGPPSPFPPPQPPKTSTPAPPFSPRPPSPPKTPGYDYPGPPSPYQPPQPPKPPIPAPPFPPRPPLPPKTPDYDYPGPPSPYQPPQPPPKPPTPAPPFPPRPTTPPKTPGYDYPGPPTPRPLPPQPPGYNYPSPPRTPAPPPPYPPQTLQPQPSTPYIPPFPSPRPPSFPPDTAPGTPPFQYIPPKPLPPSTSPKTPSPYPSKSPPLPPRPPQPPSPPGYLPPAPPGPPPITRPPSPYVPPTSRPPQPPSPYIPPSPPTSRPPQPPSPYIPPSPPTSRPPQPPTPYIPPSPPTTSRPPPPPTPYIPPSPPTIRPPQPPTPYLPPSPPTSRPPPPPTPYVPPSPPTSRSPPPTPYVPPSPPTSRPPPPPTPYLPPSPPTSRPPPSPTPYVPPLPPTSRPPQPPSPYVPPSPPTSRPPPTPYIPPSPPTSRPPPPPTPYIPPSPPTSRPPPPPTPYLPPSPPTSRPPPPTPYVPPSLPTSRPPQPPSPYVPPSPPTSRPPPPPTPYVPPSPPTSRPPPPPTPYLPPSPPTSRPPSPQPPITRPPPTGPTYLPPSPPVTRPPSPPSPPVTRPPSPPSPPVTRPPSPPSPPVTRPPSPPSPPVTRPPSTPNLPPNINTKPSTQGNTYLPPHSTQRTSTPRIPTTTPISPTYTYPSSTYPDGNLYPSTRPPPYLPPSTPSTPRVTVTPPPPPEPIYTSVPTSTIYTSPPTGKPASSPTVPPTTKRPIGYFYAVPENPFELPPFDDERRFS; translated from the exons cc aacaATTCAAACAAAGCCACCAATAGAGGTTTCAACAGGATATAATTATCCAAGACCTACTAATGAATTTACGCTGCCATCTCAAACTCAATCGTCTTATGACAGACCAAGTGGGCCACTTACAACACCAAGAACACCGACGCCATCACCATTTTTCCCATCAGAAAAACCAAGACCAACAGTTCCATCATATAAACCAAATGATTATGACATTTATCCACAAACATTTCCGCCAGGACCGAAAGTAACACCGCCATCCAAAACGCCAACTTATGATTATTCACAACCACCTCCAACACTTTTCCCACCATCGCAAACCAAAATACCAGGTTACGATTACCCACGACCACCTCCAGGACCGTCACCTTTTCCACCGAAAACTTCAACTCCTGCACCACCTTTCCCCCCAAGACCACCCTCACCACCTAAAACACCAGGTTATGATTATCCAGGACCACCATCACCTTTCCAACCACAACAACCATCAAAACCTACAATTCCCGCGCCATCTTTCCCACCAAGACCTCCCTCTCCACCTAAAACACCAGGTTATGATTATCCAGGACCACCATCACCTTTTCAACCACAACAACCACCAAAACCTCCAACTCTCGCACCACCTTTCCCACCAAGACCTCCCTCACCACCTAAAACACCAGGTTATGATTATCCAGGACCACCATCACCTTTTCAACCACAACAACCACCAAAACCTCCAACTCTCGCACCACCTTTCCCGCCAAGACCACCCTCACCACCCAAAACGCCAGGTTATGATTATCCAAGACCACCTTTTCAACCGCAACAACCATCAAAACCTCCAACTCCTGCACCACCTTTCCCTCCAAGACCTCCCTCACCACCCAAAACGCCAGGTTATGATTATCCAGGATCACCATCACCTTTTCAACCACAACAACCACCAAAACCTCCAACTCTAGCACCATCTTTTCCACCAAGGCCTCCTTCACCACCTAAAACACCAGGTTATGATTATCCAGGACCACCATCACCTTTTCAACCACAACAACCACCAAAACCTCCAACTCTAGCACCATCTTTTCCACCAAAGCCTCCTTCACCACCTAAAACACCAGGTTATGATTATCCAAGACCATCATCACCTTTTCCACCACCACAGCCGCCGAAAACTTCAACTCCTACACCACCTCCTTTCCCTCCAAGACCTTCCTCACCACCCAAAACACCAGGTTATGATTATCCAGGACCACCATCACCTTTTCCACCACCACAGCCGCCGAAAACTTCAACTCCAGCACCACCTTTCTCTCCAAGACCTCCTTCACCACCTAAAACACCAGGTTATGATTATCCAGGGCCACCATCACCTTATCAACCACCACAACCACCAAAACCTCCAATTCCCGCACCACCTTTCCCACCAAGGCCTCCCTTACCACCCAAAACACCTGATTATGATTATCCAGGACCACCATCACCTTATCAACCACCACAACCACCACCAAAACCTCCAACTCCCGCACCACCTTTCCCCCCAAGACCTACCACACCTCCCAAAACACCAGGTTATGATTATCCAGGACCACCAACACCAAGACCATTACCGCCACAGCCACCTGGTTATAATTATCCATCTCCTCCGCGAACTCCAGCACCACCTCCCCCTTATCCACCACAAACATTGCAGCCACAACCATCTACACCATATATAcctccttttccttctccACGACCACCAAGTTTTCCACCTGATACAGCGCCGGGAACACCACCATTCCAGTATATTCCGCCAAAACCTTTACCACCTTCTACATCACCAAAAACTCCATCTCCATATCCATCAAAATCTCCACCTCTTCCACCTAGACCACCACAGCCACCTTCACCACCTGGATACTTACCGCCAGCACCACCTGGACCTCCACCAATAACACGACCGCCCTCACCTTATGTACCACCTACAAGTCGTCCACCACAACCACCCTCACCTTATATACCTCCTTCACCACCAACGAGTCGTCCACCACAACCACCCTCACCTTATATACCTCCTTCACCACCAACGAGTCGTCCACCACAACCACCCACACCTTATATACCTCCTTCACCACCGACAACAAGTcgtccaccaccaccacctacACCTTATATACCTCCTTCACCTCCTACGATTCGTCCACCACAACCACCTACACCTTATCTACCTCCTTCACCACCAACGAGTcgtccaccaccaccaccaacaCCTTATGTACCTCCTTCACCACCAACGAGTCGTTCACCACCACCCACACCTTACGTACCTCCTTCACCACCAACGAGTcgtccaccaccaccacccacAC CTTATCTACCTCCGTCGCCACCAACAAGTCGTCCACCGCCATCACCTACACCTTATGTACCACCATTACCACCCACAAGTCGTCCACCACAACCACCCTCACCTTATGTACCTCCTTCACCACCAACGAGTCGTCCACCACCAACACCTTATATACCTCCTTCACCACCAACCAGTcgtccaccaccaccaccaacaCCTTATATACCTCCTTCACCACCAACGAGTcgtccaccaccaccacctacACCTTATCTACCTCCTTCACCACCAACGAGTCGTCCACCACCACCAACACCTTATGTACCTCCTTCACTACCAACGAGTCGTCCACCACAACCACCCTCACCTTATGTACCTCCTTCACCACCAACAAGTcgtccaccaccaccaccaacaCCTTATGTACCTCCTTCACCACCAACAAGTcgtccaccaccaccacccacACCTTATCTACCTCCTTCACCACCAACAAGTCGTCCACCATCTCCGCAACCTCCGATAACGCGGCCACCCCCAACTGGACCAACATATTTACCTCCTTCACCACCTGTAACACGTCCACCTTCACCCCCATCTCCACCTGTTACACGTCCACCTTCACCTCCATCTCCACCTGTTACTCGTCCACCTTCACCCCCATCTCCACCTGTTACACGTCCACCTTCACCTCCATCTCCACCTGTTACACGTCCGCCTTCAACACCAAATCTACCTCCCAACATAAATACAAAGCCATCTACCCAAGGCAACACGTATTTGCCTCCTCATAGTACTCAAAGAACTTCTACTCCGAGAATTCCAACAACCACTCCAATTTCACCTACGTATACATATCCTAGCTCTACATATCCAGACGGAAATTTATATCCCAGTACGCGACCTCCGCCATACCTTCCACCTTCTACTCCATCCACACCTCGCGTCACGGTGACACCACCGCCTCCACCCGAACCAATTTACACCTCTGTGCCAACATCGACGATCTATACTTCACCGCCAACTGGCAAACCCGCTTCATCACCTACTGTACCACCAACCACGAAGAGGCCCATTGGCTATTTCTATGCCGTACCGGAGAATCCGTTCGAGTTGCCGCCGTTCGATGACGAGAGGCGATTTAGTTGA
- the LOC108003838 gene encoding basic proline-rich protein-like isoform X5 gives MRILLIATIVAVLSTHHAQASSEKSKRAIASNGGYIYEPPHEKLPLPPRTTLKTTIPPVTLPTKTTRYTYQTHDGRVTYPPASRPDQHTTFTYSTPAIHTSTYTYPTQTRTTLSPPTIQTKPPIEVSTGYNYPRPTNEFTLPSQTQSSYDRPSGPLTTPRTPTPSPFFPSEKPRPTVPSYKPNDYDIYPQTFPPGPKVTPPSKTPTYDYSQPPPTLFPPSQTKIPGYDYPRPPPGPSPFPPKTSTPAPPFPPRPPSPPKTPGYDYPGPPSPFQPQQPSKPTIPAPSFPPRPPSPPKTPGYDYPGPPSPFQPQQPPKPPTLAPPFPPRPPSPPKTPGYDYPGPPSPFQPQQPPKPPTLAPPFPPRPPSPPKTPGYDYPRPPFQPQQPSKPPTPAPPFPPRPPSPPKTPGYDYPGSPSPFQPQQPPKPPTLAPSFPPRPPSPPKTPGYDYPGPPSPFQPQQPPKPPTLAPSFPPKPPSPPKTPGYDYPRPSSPFPPPQPPKTSTPTPPPFPPRPSSPPKTPGYDYPGPPSPFPPPQPPKTSTPAPPFSPRPPSPPKTPGYDYPGPPSPYQPPQPPKPPIPAPPFPPRPPLPPKTPDYDYPGPPSPYQPPQPPPKPPTPAPPFPPRPTTPPKTPGYDYPGPPTPRPLPPQPPGYNYPSPPRTPAPPPPYPPQTLQPQPSTPYIPPFPSPRPPSFPPDTAPGTPPFQYIPPKPLPPSTSPKTPSPYPSKSPPLPPRPPQPPSPPGYLPPAPPGPPPITRPPSPYVPPTSRPPQPPSPYIPPSPPTSRPPQPPSPYIPPSPPTSRPPQPPTPYIPPSPPTTSRPPPPPTPYIPPSPPTIRPPQPPTPYLPPSPPTSRPPPPPTPYVPPSPPTSRPPPPPTPYLPPSPPTSRPPPSPTPYVPPLPPTSRPPQPPSPYVPPSPPTSRPPPTPYIPPSPPTSRPPPPPTPYIPPSPPTSRPPPPPTPYLPPSPPTSRPPPPTPYVPPSLPTSRPPQPPSPYVPPSPPTSRPPPPPTPYVPPSPPTSRPPPPPTPYLPPSPPTSRPPSPQPPITRPPPTGPTYLPPSPPVTRPPSPPSPPVTRPPSPPSPPVTRPPSPPSPPVTRPPSPPSPPVTRPPSTPNLPPNINTKPSTQGNTYLPPHSTQRTSTPRIPTTTPISPTYTYPSSTYPDGNLYPSTRPPPYLPPSTPSTPRVTVTPPPPPEPIYTSVPTSTIYTSPPTGKPASSPTVPPTTKRPIGYFYAVPENPFELPPFDDERRFS, from the exons cc aacaATTCAAACAAAGCCACCAATAGAGGTTTCAACAGGATATAATTATCCAAGACCTACTAATGAATTTACGCTGCCATCTCAAACTCAATCGTCTTATGACAGACCAAGTGGGCCACTTACAACACCAAGAACACCGACGCCATCACCATTTTTCCCATCAGAAAAACCAAGACCAACAGTTCCATCATATAAACCAAATGATTATGACATTTATCCACAAACATTTCCGCCAGGACCGAAAGTAACACCGCCATCCAAAACGCCAACTTATGATTATTCACAACCACCTCCAACACTTTTCCCACCATCGCAAACCAAAATACCAGGTTACGATTACCCACGACCACCTCCAGGACCGTCACCTTTTCCACCGAAAACTTCAACTCCTGCACCACCTTTCCCCCCAAGACCACCCTCACCACCTAAAACACCAGGTTATGATTATCCAGGACCACCATCACCTTTCCAACCACAACAACCATCAAAACCTACAATTCCCGCGCCATCTTTCCCACCAAGACCTCCCTCTCCACCTAAAACACCAGGTTATGATTATCCAGGACCACCATCACCTTTTCAACCACAACAACCACCAAAACCTCCAACTCTCGCACCACCTTTCCCACCAAGACCTCCCTCACCACCTAAAACACCAGGTTATGATTATCCAGGACCACCATCACCTTTTCAACCACAACAACCACCAAAACCTCCAACTCTCGCACCACCTTTCCCGCCAAGACCACCCTCACCACCCAAAACGCCAGGTTATGATTATCCAAGACCACCTTTTCAACCGCAACAACCATCAAAACCTCCAACTCCTGCACCACCTTTCCCTCCAAGACCTCCCTCACCACCCAAAACGCCAGGTTATGATTATCCAGGATCACCATCACCTTTTCAACCACAACAACCACCAAAACCTCCAACTCTAGCACCATCTTTTCCACCAAGGCCTCCTTCACCACCTAAAACACCAGGTTATGATTATCCAGGACCACCATCACCTTTTCAACCACAACAACCACCAAAACCTCCAACTCTAGCACCATCTTTTCCACCAAAGCCTCCTTCACCACCTAAAACACCAGGTTATGATTATCCAAGACCATCATCACCTTTTCCACCACCACAGCCGCCGAAAACTTCAACTCCTACACCACCTCCTTTCCCTCCAAGACCTTCCTCACCACCCAAAACACCAGGTTATGATTATCCAGGACCACCATCACCTTTTCCACCACCACAGCCGCCGAAAACTTCAACTCCAGCACCACCTTTCTCTCCAAGACCTCCTTCACCACCTAAAACACCAGGTTATGATTATCCAGGGCCACCATCACCTTATCAACCACCACAACCACCAAAACCTCCAATTCCCGCACCACCTTTCCCACCAAGGCCTCCCTTACCACCCAAAACACCTGATTATGATTATCCAGGACCACCATCACCTTATCAACCACCACAACCACCACCAAAACCTCCAACTCCCGCACCACCTTTCCCCCCAAGACCTACCACACCTCCCAAAACACCAGGTTATGATTATCCAGGACCACCAACACCAAGACCATTACCGCCACAGCCACCTGGTTATAATTATCCATCTCCTCCGCGAACTCCAGCACCACCTCCCCCTTATCCACCACAAACATTGCAGCCACAACCATCTACACCATATATAcctccttttccttctccACGACCACCAAGTTTTCCACCTGATACAGCGCCGGGAACACCACCATTCCAGTATATTCCGCCAAAACCTTTACCACCTTCTACATCACCAAAAACTCCATCTCCATATCCATCAAAATCTCCACCTCTTCCACCTAGACCACCACAGCCACCTTCACCACCTGGATACTTACCGCCAGCACCACCTGGACCTCCACCAATAACACGACCGCCCTCACCTTATGTACCACCTACAAGTCGTCCACCACAACCACCCTCACCTTATATACCTCCTTCACCACCAACGAGTCGTCCACCACAACCACCCTCACCTTATATACCTCCTTCACCACCAACGAGTCGTCCACCACAACCACCCACACCTTATATACCTCCTTCACCACCGACAACAAGTcgtccaccaccaccacctacACCTTATATACCTCCTTCACCTCCTACGATTCGTCCACCACAACCACCTACACCTTATCTACCTCCTTCACCACCAACGAGTcgtccaccaccaccaccaacaCCTTATGTAC CTCCTTCACCACCAACGAGTcgtccaccaccaccacccacAC CTTATCTACCTCCGTCGCCACCAACAAGTCGTCCACCGCCATCACCTACACCTTATGTACCACCATTACCACCCACAAGTCGTCCACCACAACCACCCTCACCTTATGTACCTCCTTCACCACCAACGAGTCGTCCACCACCAACACCTTATATACCTCCTTCACCACCAACCAGTcgtccaccaccaccaccaacaCCTTATATACCTCCTTCACCACCAACGAGTcgtccaccaccaccacctacACCTTATCTACCTCCTTCACCACCAACGAGTCGTCCACCACCACCAACACCTTATGTACCTCCTTCACTACCAACGAGTCGTCCACCACAACCACCCTCACCTTATGTACCTCCTTCACCACCAACAAGTcgtccaccaccaccaccaacaCCTTATGTACCTCCTTCACCACCAACAAGTcgtccaccaccaccacccacACCTTATCTACCTCCTTCACCACCAACAAGTCGTCCACCATCTCCGCAACCTCCGATAACGCGGCCACCCCCAACTGGACCAACATATTTACCTCCTTCACCACCTGTAACACGTCCACCTTCACCCCCATCTCCACCTGTTACACGTCCACCTTCACCTCCATCTCCACCTGTTACTCGTCCACCTTCACCCCCATCTCCACCTGTTACACGTCCACCTTCACCTCCATCTCCACCTGTTACACGTCCGCCTTCAACACCAAATCTACCTCCCAACATAAATACAAAGCCATCTACCCAAGGCAACACGTATTTGCCTCCTCATAGTACTCAAAGAACTTCTACTCCGAGAATTCCAACAACCACTCCAATTTCACCTACGTATACATATCCTAGCTCTACATATCCAGACGGAAATTTATATCCCAGTACGCGACCTCCGCCATACCTTCCACCTTCTACTCCATCCACACCTCGCGTCACGGTGACACCACCGCCTCCACCCGAACCAATTTACACCTCTGTGCCAACATCGACGATCTATACTTCACCGCCAACTGGCAAACCCGCTTCATCACCTACTGTACCACCAACCACGAAGAGGCCCATTGGCTATTTCTATGCCGTACCGGAGAATCCGTTCGAGTTGCCGCCGTTCGATGACGAGAGGCGATTTAGTTGA
- the LOC108003838 gene encoding basic proline-rich protein-like isoform X1, with translation MRILLIATIVAVLSTHHAQASSEKSKRAIASNGGYIYEPPHEKLPLPPRTTLKTTIPPVTLPTKTTRYTYQTHDGRVTYPPASRPDQHTTFTYSTPAIHTSTYTYPTQTRTTLSPPTIQTKPPIEVSTGYNYPRPTNEFTLPSQTQSSYDRPSGPLTTPRTPTPSPFFPSEKPRPTVPSYKPNDYDIYPQTFPPGPKVTPPSKTPTYDYSQPPPTLFPPSQTKIPGYDYPRPPPGPSPFPPKTSTPAPPFPPRPPSPPKTPGYDYPGPPSPFQPQQPSKPTIPAPSFPPRPPSPPKTPGYDYPGPPSPFQPQQPPKPPTLAPPFPPRPPSPPKTPGYDYPGPPSPFQPQQPPKPPTLAPPFPPRPPSPPKTPGYDYPRPPFQPQQPSKPPTPAPPFPPRPPSPPKTPGYDYPGSPSPFQPQQPPKPPTLAPSFPPRPPSPPKTPGYDYPGPPSPFQPQQPPKPPTLAPSFPPKPPSPPKTPGYDYPRPSSPFPPPQPPKTSTPTPPPFPPRPSSPPKTPGYDYPGPPSPFPPPQPPKTSTPAPPFSPRPPSPPKTPGYDYPGPPSPYQPPQPPKPPIPAPPFPPRPPLPPKTPDYDYPGPPSPYQPPQPPPKPPTPAPPFPPRPTTPPKTPGYDYPGPPTPRPLPPQPPGYNYPSPPRTPAPPPPYPPQTLQPQPSTPYIPPFPSPRPPSFPPDTAPGTPPFQYIPPKPLPPSTSPKTPSPYPSKSPPLPPRPPQPPSPPGYLPPAPPGPPPITRPPSPYVPPTSRPPQPPSPYIPPSPPTSRPPQPPSPYIPPSPPTSRPPQPPTPYIPPSPPTTSRPPPPPTPYIPPSPPTIRPPQPPTPYLPPSPPTSRPPPPPTPYVPPSPPTSRSPPPTPYVPPSPPTSRPPPPPTPYIPPSPPTNRPPPTPYLPPSPPTSRPPPSPTPYVPPLPPTSRPPQPPSPYVPPSPPTSRPPPTPYIPPSPPTSRPPPPPTPYIPPSPPTSRPPPPPTPYLPPSPPTSRPPPPTPYVPPSLPTSRPPQPPSPYVPPSPPTSRPPPPPTPYVPPSPPTSRPPPPPTPYLPPSPPTSRPPSPQPPITRPPPTGPTYLPPSPPVTRPPSPPSPPVTRPPSPPSPPVTRPPSPPSPPVTRPPSPPSPPVTRPPSTPNLPPNINTKPSTQGNTYLPPHSTQRTSTPRIPTTTPISPTYTYPSSTYPDGNLYPSTRPPPYLPPSTPSTPRVTVTPPPPPEPIYTSVPTSTIYTSPPTGKPASSPTVPPTTKRPIGYFYAVPENPFELPPFDDERRFS, from the exons cc aacaATTCAAACAAAGCCACCAATAGAGGTTTCAACAGGATATAATTATCCAAGACCTACTAATGAATTTACGCTGCCATCTCAAACTCAATCGTCTTATGACAGACCAAGTGGGCCACTTACAACACCAAGAACACCGACGCCATCACCATTTTTCCCATCAGAAAAACCAAGACCAACAGTTCCATCATATAAACCAAATGATTATGACATTTATCCACAAACATTTCCGCCAGGACCGAAAGTAACACCGCCATCCAAAACGCCAACTTATGATTATTCACAACCACCTCCAACACTTTTCCCACCATCGCAAACCAAAATACCAGGTTACGATTACCCACGACCACCTCCAGGACCGTCACCTTTTCCACCGAAAACTTCAACTCCTGCACCACCTTTCCCCCCAAGACCACCCTCACCACCTAAAACACCAGGTTATGATTATCCAGGACCACCATCACCTTTCCAACCACAACAACCATCAAAACCTACAATTCCCGCGCCATCTTTCCCACCAAGACCTCCCTCTCCACCTAAAACACCAGGTTATGATTATCCAGGACCACCATCACCTTTTCAACCACAACAACCACCAAAACCTCCAACTCTCGCACCACCTTTCCCACCAAGACCTCCCTCACCACCTAAAACACCAGGTTATGATTATCCAGGACCACCATCACCTTTTCAACCACAACAACCACCAAAACCTCCAACTCTCGCACCACCTTTCCCGCCAAGACCACCCTCACCACCCAAAACGCCAGGTTATGATTATCCAAGACCACCTTTTCAACCGCAACAACCATCAAAACCTCCAACTCCTGCACCACCTTTCCCTCCAAGACCTCCCTCACCACCCAAAACGCCAGGTTATGATTATCCAGGATCACCATCACCTTTTCAACCACAACAACCACCAAAACCTCCAACTCTAGCACCATCTTTTCCACCAAGGCCTCCTTCACCACCTAAAACACCAGGTTATGATTATCCAGGACCACCATCACCTTTTCAACCACAACAACCACCAAAACCTCCAACTCTAGCACCATCTTTTCCACCAAAGCCTCCTTCACCACCTAAAACACCAGGTTATGATTATCCAAGACCATCATCACCTTTTCCACCACCACAGCCGCCGAAAACTTCAACTCCTACACCACCTCCTTTCCCTCCAAGACCTTCCTCACCACCCAAAACACCAGGTTATGATTATCCAGGACCACCATCACCTTTTCCACCACCACAGCCGCCGAAAACTTCAACTCCAGCACCACCTTTCTCTCCAAGACCTCCTTCACCACCTAAAACACCAGGTTATGATTATCCAGGGCCACCATCACCTTATCAACCACCACAACCACCAAAACCTCCAATTCCCGCACCACCTTTCCCACCAAGGCCTCCCTTACCACCCAAAACACCTGATTATGATTATCCAGGACCACCATCACCTTATCAACCACCACAACCACCACCAAAACCTCCAACTCCCGCACCACCTTTCCCCCCAAGACCTACCACACCTCCCAAAACACCAGGTTATGATTATCCAGGACCACCAACACCAAGACCATTACCGCCACAGCCACCTGGTTATAATTATCCATCTCCTCCGCGAACTCCAGCACCACCTCCCCCTTATCCACCACAAACATTGCAGCCACAACCATCTACACCATATATAcctccttttccttctccACGACCACCAAGTTTTCCACCTGATACAGCGCCGGGAACACCACCATTCCAGTATATTCCGCCAAAACCTTTACCACCTTCTACATCACCAAAAACTCCATCTCCATATCCATCAAAATCTCCACCTCTTCCACCTAGACCACCACAGCCACCTTCACCACCTGGATACTTACCGCCAGCACCACCTGGACCTCCACCAATAACACGACCGCCCTCACCTTATGTACCACCTACAAGTCGTCCACCACAACCACCCTCACCTTATATACCTCCTTCACCACCAACGAGTCGTCCACCACAACCACCCTCACCTTATATACCTCCTTCACCACCAACGAGTCGTCCACCACAACCACCCACACCTTATATACCTCCTTCACCACCGACAACAAGTcgtccaccaccaccacctacACCTTATATACCTCCTTCACCTCCTACGATTCGTCCACCACAACCACCTACACCTTATCTACCTCCTTCACCACCAACGAGTcgtccaccaccaccaccaacaCCTTATGTACCTCCTTCACCACCAACGAGTCGTTCACCACCACCCACACCTTACGTACCTCCTTCACCACCAACGAGTcgtccaccaccaccacccacACCTTATATACCCCCTTCACCACCAACGAATCGTCCACCACCCACACCTTATCTACCTCCGTCGCCACCAACAAGTCGTCCACCGCCATCACCTACACCTTATGTACCACCATTACCACCCACAAGTCGTCCACCACAACCACCCTCACCTTATGTACCTCCTTCACCACCAACGAGTCGTCCACCACCAACACCTTATATACCTCCTTCACCACCAACCAGTcgtccaccaccaccaccaacaCCTTATATACCTCCTTCACCACCAACGAGTcgtccaccaccaccacctacACCTTATCTACCTCCTTCACCACCAACGAGTCGTCCACCACCACCAACACCTTATGTACCTCCTTCACTACCAACGAGTCGTCCACCACAACCACCCTCACCTTATGTACCTCCTTCACCACCAACAAGTcgtccaccaccaccaccaacaCCTTATGTACCTCCTTCACCACCAACAAGTcgtccaccaccaccacccacACCTTATCTACCTCCTTCACCACCAACAAGTCGTCCACCATCTCCGCAACCTCCGATAACGCGGCCACCCCCAACTGGACCAACATATTTACCTCCTTCACCACCTGTAACACGTCCACCTTCACCCCCATCTCCACCTGTTACACGTCCACCTTCACCTCCATCTCCACCTGTTACTCGTCCACCTTCACCCCCATCTCCACCTGTTACACGTCCACCTTCACCTCCATCTCCACCTGTTACACGTCCGCCTTCAACACCAAATCTACCTCCCAACATAAATACAAAGCCATCTACCCAAGGCAACACGTATTTGCCTCCTCATAGTACTCAAAGAACTTCTACTCCGAGAATTCCAACAACCACTCCAATTTCACCTACGTATACATATCCTAGCTCTACATATCCAGACGGAAATTTATATCCCAGTACGCGACCTCCGCCATACCTTCCACCTTCTACTCCATCCACACCTCGCGTCACGGTGACACCACCGCCTCCACCCGAACCAATTTACACCTCTGTGCCAACATCGACGATCTATACTTCACCGCCAACTGGCAAACCCGCTTCATCACCTACTGTACCACCAACCACGAAGAGGCCCATTGGCTATTTCTATGCCGTACCGGAGAATCCGTTCGAGTTGCCGCCGTTCGATGACGAGAGGCGATTTAGTTGA